Sequence from the Burkholderia cepacia genome:
ACGTCGCCGGTCGAACGGTCGACGTCCACGTCGACGACCCACGCGGTCCAGCTTGCCTGCCTGTCGGTCGTCTCGCTCTTGCCTGCCGACCCGCCATCAACGGTCGCGGCGAAGGCGTGCGCGTCGTCATTGCCGGCTCCGGCCCGCTCGACGCCTGCCCCACCCATCGCCGCCACCGCGCCGTCGAAAGCAAAGCCGCGCCCGCGCAGCCGGGATGACGGCCGTTCGCTCGCCGATCCGGCCGACGCGCCCCATGCCGCCCGCTCCGCGACCATTCGGATGACTTCGCGCGGACCGGCATCGTCGCGTGGATCGAGATGCTGGAGACGCAGCACAACCGGATCGCGCCCCATGTCGCCCGCCAGTTCGTCGATGAACGACTCGCGCGCGAACACGTGCGCATGCGGTGGAATCGCACGGCCTGCATCGTCGATCTCGACCGACGCGTGCGCGTGCCGATAGACGAACGTCGCCGGCGCATCCGCGCAATTCGCGGCAACCGGCGCACGCAATTCGTCAGACAGGCGATCGAGCTGCGCGCGGTAGCGCCACGTCGTCATGCGGCCGTCATAGGCGGTACGGGTTTCGACGTCGAGCGCCGCGCGCGCGTCCGGATCGTCCGTCGGCCATCGATATTGCGCGTGCCGGTATCGGGACGCATCGCCGCCCGGGCTGGCCGCGTCGACGTCCGCGCCGCCGGGCGCGCCGTGCGCGTGCGTCGTCGGTTCACTGTTCATCGTCGTGTCGCAGATACCGCGCGGCGCGATGCACCGCCCGGATGATCTCGAGATGCGTGCCGCAGCGGCACAGATTGAAGCGCAGCGCGTCGCGAATCGCGTCGTCGTCCGGCGCCGGGTTGCGATCGAGCAGCGCCTTCGTGCTCATGATCATCCCGTTCAGGCAGTAGCCGCACTGCGCTGCCTGTTCGTCGATGAACGCCCGCTGGATCGGGTGCGGCGCATCGAGCGAGCCGAGCCCTTCGAGCGTCGTGACCGTCCGCCCGGCCGCCGCGGCGACGGGCACCACGCATGAGCGCGTCGCCTGCCCGTCGATCAGCACCGTACAGGCGCCGCACTGGCCGAGCCCGCAGCCGTACTTCGGGCCGTTCAGCGCGAAGTCGTTGCGCAGCACGTAGAGCAGCGGCGTATCGGGCGCGGCTTCGTCGACGGCGCGCTGCACGCCGTTGACGCAAAGCGCGAGCGGCCCCGCGACGGAAGTGGAATGCGACATGGGCTGATCCAGAAAATGGGCCTGGGGGCCTCGCAGCACGCCGTGCCGCCGACAGCGCCCGGCATTGCGCGAGGCCGCTGCGCGCAGTCAGGGATCGTACACGCGCCGGCGGCCGCGCCGCGCTCGTCAGGTGGTCGCCGCCACCTTGTCGTGCGACGGCGACACGAGCGGCACGTCGAACACATCGTACCCGAACACCCACGACGGATCTTCGTTCGCGCGCAGCCACGTGTTGTCGTGCGACACGCGCTGCACCTTCGACGCGCGCGCCGCGCGGTTCGCCTCATACAGCGCGAACGCGTCCGGGTAATCGCCGGCGCCGACCTCGTCGAGACAGCGCGCGAGCATCGCGGCGTCCTCGATCGCCATCGCCGCGCCCTGCGCCATGTGCGGCTTCATCGGATGGCACGCGTCGCCGAGCAGCACGAGGCGGCCGCGGCTCCACAGCGGCAGCGGGTCGCGCTCGAGCAGCGGCCACTTGGTGATCGACGGCGAGACGTCGATCAGGTGCTGGATATCCGGATGAAAGCCGGCGAACGCTTCGCGCATCTCGTCGCGGCTGCTGTCGACCATCGACACGCCTTCCGGCCACTCGGCCTGCGGCACGCCGGTCACGTAGTAGTACTCGTCGCGCTTTTCCGTCACGTAGTAGACCATCATGTGACGATCCTCCGACCACCACTTCACGCACATGTCGTAAGGCTTGTTGCCGAGCAGCGACGCGGGGAACACCGCCCGGTGCGCGACATACCCCGTGTAGCGCGGCGGCGCGGCGCCGAGCAGGTGCTCGCGGATCCGCGAATTCACCCCGTCGGCGCCGATTACGATGTCCGCGGTCTCGACGCTGCCGTCCGCGAAGGACAGGCGCACCGCGTCGCCGGTGTCGTCGACCGACGCCAGGCGCTTGCCGAAACGGATCGTGCCGGGCGTCACGGCCTGCGTCATCAGCGCATGGAAATCGCCGCGATGCACGGTCAAGTAGCTCGCGCCGTAGGTCTTCAGCGCGTAGTCGCCCAGCGGAATCCGCGCGATCACGTCGGCCGTCCGCCAGTCGCGGCTGGTCCAGCAATCCGGGTGCGAACCCATCCGGTTCAGCGCGTCCTCGCAGCCGATGCGCCGCATGACCTTCATCACGTTCGGGCCAAGGTGGATGCCGGCGCCAAGGCGTGAGAACGCGGGCGCCTGCTCGTACAACGCGACGTCGTAGCCGCTGCGCTGCAGAAGGCCGGCGGCGGCCGTGCCGCCGAGACCGGCGCCGATGATTGCGATACGGGGTTTGCTCATGCGGATCTCCTGAACGTGACGTGATCCCGCTGTGTCGAAGGTCCTCGAGCGGGCTGGTTGATGATGCGTCCATGTAGCGTACACACTCATAATAATTCCAACAAGGAGATTGTTTGCTGCTGCCTTCACATACTGTAAAACACGTACAAATCCCTTCAATAGAGCATCAAATGGTTAACCAAGCATGCCGCCGGGTTTTTGATACGTTGCAGTTTTCAAACGTACACACTAGACTTTGATCGAACCCGAGTGCGCTCGCCGCCCTTACCCGCCACGGAGCCTTCCGCCATGAGCAAGACTTACCGCATCGGCCAGATCGTGCCGAGTTCCAACACGACGATGGAAACCGAGATTCCCGCGATGCTGCGGCTGCGCGAAACGATTCGCCCCGAACGCTTCACGTATCACTCGAGCCGGATGCGGATGAAGAAGGTCGTCAAGGAGGAACTCGCGGCGATGGACGCCGAATCCGACCGCTGCGCGCTCGAGCTGAGCGACGCGCGCGTCGACGTGCTCGGCTACGCATGCCTCGTCGCGATCATGGCGATGGGCCACGGCTATCACCGCGTGTCGCAGGCGCGCCTGACGAAGCACACCGCGGACAACGGCGCGCAGGCGCCCGTGCTGACGAGCGCGGGCGCGCTCGTCGACGCGCTGAAGGTGATCGGCGCGAAGCGCATCGTGGTCGTCGCGCCGTACATGCTGCCGCTCACCGAACTGGTGGTCGACTACATCCGCCACGAAGGCTTCGACGTGCTCGCGTACCGCGCGCTGGAGATTCCGGACAACCTCGACGTCGGCCGCCACGATCCCGCGCGCCTGCCCGACATCGTGAAGACGCTCCCGTGGCAGGACGCCGACGCGATCGTGCTGTCCGCATGCGTGCAGATGCCGTCGCTGCCGGCGGTCGCGAAGGTCGAGGCGATGACGGGCAAGCCCGTGATCACGGCCGCGATCGCGACGACCTACGCGATGCTGCGCGAGCTCGACCTCGAGCCGGTCGTGCCGGGCGCGGGCGCACTGTTGTCCGGCGCGTATTGACGCGCGCCACCTCTCGAACGGAGCCCATCCATGCCCTCGACCTTCCTGTACGGCGCGAACGTTCATGCGAACGGCATCCGCCAGCATTACCTGCGCTACGGCGGCGCAACTCACGCGCGCGCGGCACGGCCCGCCGTCGTGCTGATCCCCGGCATCACGAGCCCCGCGATCACGTGGGGCTTCGTCGGCGACGTATTCGGCGCGGCGTTCGACACCTACGTGCTCGACGTGCGCGGCCGCGGGTTGTCCGAAGCGTCGCCCGCGCTCGACTACGGCCTCGACGCGCAGGCCGACGACGTCGTGGCGTTCGCGGCCGCGCTCGGCCTGTCGCGCTTCAGCCTCGTCGGCCATTCGATGGGCGCGCGGATCGCCGCGCGCGCCGCGCTGCGCCGCCCGCGCGGGCTCGAAGCGGTCGCGCTCGTCGATCCGCCTGTGTCGGGCCCGGGCCGCCGCCCGTATCCGGGCAAGCTGCCGTGGTACATCGACTCGATGGCGCTCGCGCGCACCGGCACCGACGCCGAGGGGATGCGCGCGTTCTGCCCGACCTGGACCGACGCGGAGCGACAACTGCGCGCCGAGTGGCTGCATACGTGCGACGAGCGCGCGGTGCGCGCGTCGTACGAAGGCTTCCATACCGATGATTTCCACGCGGACGCCGCGCGGCTCGACGTGCCCGCGCTGCTGATCACGGCCGAGCACGGCGACGTCGTGCGCGACGACGACGTCGCGGAGCTGCAGCGCGCAACGCCGTCGCTGCGGCACGTGCGCGTGCCCGGCGCGGGCCACATGATCCCATGGGACAACGCGGCCGGCTTCTACGCGGCGTTCGGCGCGTTCCTCGGCGCGCCGCTCGCGGCCTGACCCTTTCCTTCACGCACATACCGGAGCCGACGATGCCAGTCAGCGATACTCAACTGATCGACGCGTGGAAGCAGGTGCTCACGCTGTCGCGCCTCGAACCGGGCCAGACCGTCACGATCCTGACGAGCCCGGCCACCCACCCGCAAACCTTGTCGTGCGCGCTGATCGCGACGCAGATGATGGGCGCGATCGTGAACCGGCTCGACCTGCCGCCCGTCAACGGCGACAAGGCGTTCAGCCGCGATCCGCTCGCGTACCTCGGCACGACGCCGCTCACCGGCAACCGCGCGGCGATCGCGGCGCTGAAGGCGAGCGACCTCGTGCTCGACCTGATGACGCTGCTGTTCTCGCCCGAGCAGCACGACATCCTGAAGTCCGGCACGAAAATCCTGCTCGCGGTCGAGCCGCCGGAAGTGCTCGCGCGCATGGTGCCGACGCAGGCCGACCGCACGCGCGTGCTGGCCGCCGCCACGAAAATCGCCGCCGCGCGCGAGATGCGCGTGACCTCGGCGGCCGGCACCGCGCTCACCTGCCCGCTCGGCGACTTCCCGCCGACCGCCGAATACGGCTTCGTCGACGCGCCGGGCCGCTGGGACCACTGGCCGAGCGGCTTCGCACTGACCTACCCGAACGACCGCACCGCGCGCGGCACGATCGTGATCGACCGCGGCGACATCCTGCTGCCGCAGAAGCACTACGTCAGCGAGCCGATCACGCTCACCGTCGAAGGCGGCTACGCGACGCGCATCGAAGGCGGCGTCGACGCCGACCTGCTGCGCGACTACATGGAGACCTTCGCGGACCCGGAGGGCTATGCGATCTCGCACATCGGCTGGGGGCTGCAGCCGCGCGCGCGCTGGTCGACGCTCGGCCTGTACGACCGCGAAGCGACGATCGGGATGGACGCGCGCGCGTTCGAAGGCAACTTCCTGTTCTCGCTCGGCCCGAACAACGAAGGCGGCGGCAGCCGCACGACGGCCTGTCACATCGACATTCCGCTGCGCCGCTGCACGGTCGCGCTCGACGGCGAGACCGTCGTGCGCGACGGCCGCGTGATGGATCAACCCGCCTGACGAACCGAGACCCGCGATGAACGACCTTTCCCGCCACGCCGAAGCGCACGTCTACCAGCAGCAGGGCTTCGGCACGCCGCTGCCGCCGCATGGCAACATCGGTCTCCTGATCGTCGACTTCGTCGTCGGCTTCGCCGATCCCGCGACGTTCGGCGGCGGCAACATCGCGCCGGCGATCGCACGCACGACGCACGTGCTGGCGCTCGCGCGCCGGCGCGGCTGGCCGGTCGCGCACAGCCGCATCGTGTACGCGGCCGACGGCAGCGACGACAACGTGTTCTCGCTGAAGGTGCCCGGGATGGCGACGCTGACCGAGGATCACCCGAACAGCGCGATCGTGCCCGAGCTCACGCCCGCCAAAGGCGAGCTCGTCGTGCGCAAGACCGTGCCGTCCGCGTTCTTCGGCACGCAACTGAGCGCGTGGCTCACGCAGCGCGCGGTGCAGACGCTGCTCGTCGCGGGTGCCGTGACGAGCGGCTGCGTGCGCGCGAGCGTCGTCGACGCGATGTCGCACGGCTTTCGGCCGCTCGTGCTGTCCGATTGCGTCGGCGACCGCGCGATCGCGCCGCACGACGCGAACCTGTTCGACATGCAGCAGAAGTACGCGGCCGTGATGCCGCTCGACGCCGCGATCGCGGCGATCGATGCGGTGCACGCGCGCTAGGGCAACCGCCGCGCGATTGACGCGCCGCTTTTGGCCGCCTAAATTCGTTCGCGTCGAATGCGGCGGCACGGCGGCATCGCGGCGCGTCATGCGCCGATGCCGCCCCTTATCGGCCCGACTGGAACGCCTGACCGTGAACCCTTCCGAACTGCTCGTGCGCGACGGCTGCCTGGCCCTGATCCGGCAGCCCGCGCCGCCCGTCAAGCCCGCGCCCGGCCAGCCGGGCAGCCTGTCGTCGTACGTGCCCGACCGGCCCGAGGCGTTCGTCGCGATTCTCGACGACGGCCGCATCCTCGGGTTCAACGGCCACGTCGATCTCGGCACCGGCATCCGCACGTCGCTCGCGCAGATCGTCGCCGAGGAGCTCGACGTGCCCGCCGCGCGAGTCTCGATGGTGCTCGGCGACACCGCGACGACACCGAACCAGGGCCCGACCATCGCCAGCGCGACGATCCAGATTTCCGCGGTGCCGCTGCGCTGCGCGGCCGCGCAGGCGCGACACGCGCTGCTGCAGCTCGCGGCCGAACGCCTCGGCGTCGCCGCCGCGCGGTTGTCGAGCGACGACGGCTGCATCTTCGCGACCGGCGAGCCGGATGCGCGCCGCGTGACGTTCGCCGACCTGGTCGCCGGGCGGCGCATCGCGCTCGAACTGGACCTGAACACGCCCACCAAGGATCCGGCGACGTACCGGATCGTCGGCCGCGCGTCGCCGCGGGTCGACATTCCGGCCAAGGCAACCGGCGCGCTGACGTTCGTGCACGACGTGCGCGTGCCCGGGATGCTGCACGGCCGCGTGGTCAGGCCGCCCTATGCCGGGATCGACAGCGGCCCGTTCGTCGGCGCGTCGCTCGTCGACGTCGATCGCGCGTCGGTCGCGGACGTGCCCGGGTTGCGCGCCGTCGTCGTCGAGGGCGATTTCGTCGGCGTCGTCGCCGAACGCGAGGAACACGCGATACGCGCGGCGCGCCAGTTGCGCGTGACGTGGCGCCCGCTTCCCGCGCTGCCGCCGCTCGACGCCCCCGCCGCCGCAATCTCGGCCGCGCCGGCGCGGCGCCGCCCGCTGCTGGAAGAAGGCGACGTCGACGCCGCCCGCGCGCTGCCCGGCGCGATCACGCTGTCGCGCACGTATGCGTGGCCGTACCAGATGCACGGCTCGATCGGCCCGTCGTGCGCGGTCGCGGATTATCGCGCGCCGGGCGACGGCCGGATCACCGTGTGGTCCGGCACGCAGAACCCGGCGTCGCTGCGCTGCGACCTCGCGACTCTCGTCGTGCGCGACGAAGCCGACTTCGACATCGTGCGGATGGAAGCGGCCGGCTGCTACGGCCGCAACGGCGCGGACGACGTGTGCGGCGACGCGCTGCTGCTGTCGCGCGCGGTCGGGCAACCGGTGCGCGTGCAGTTGTCGCGCGCCGACGAACATGTGTGGGAACCGAAAGGCGCGGGCCAGGTGATGCAGGTGACCGGCACGGTCAGCCGCGACGGCCGGTTGCTCGGCTACGACTTCTCGACCCGCTATCCGTCGAACGACGCGCCGCTGCTCGCGTCGCTGTTGACCGGCGTGGTCGCGCCCGGGCCGCGCGTGTTCGAGATGGGCGACCGGACCGCCGTGTCGCCCTATGCTTGCCCGAGTCGCCGCTTCGTCTGCGAGGATCTCGCGCCGCTCGTCCGCGCATCGTGGTTTCGCGGCGTGTCGGCGCTGCCGAATTCGTTCGCGCACGATGCGTTCGCCGACGAATGCGCGGCAATCGCCGGTGTCGATCCGCTCGAATTCCGCCTGCGCCATCTGAACGACATGCGTGCCGCCGAACTGCTGCAAGCGGTTGCGGCGCGCGCGGGATGGACGCCCCGCCCGCGCCGCGCGCCGGACGCCGCGCGCGTCGCGTACGGCCGCGGCATCGCGTATGCGCGCTACGTGCACAGCCGCTTTCCGGGATTCGGCGCGGCCTGGTCCGCGTGGGTCGTCGACCTGACGGTCGATCACGCGACGGGCGAGATCCGCGTCGAGCGGATCACCGTCGGCCAGGATACCGGCACGATGATCAATCCGGACGGCGTGCGCCACCAGGTCCACGGCAACGTGATCCAGGTGCTGAGCCGCACGCTGAAGGAGCGCGTGCGGTTCGTCGACGGCAAGGTCGCGTCGCGCGAATGGGCGAGCTATCCGATCCTGACGTTCGACGAGGTGCCGGCCGTCGACGTCGTGCTGATGCCGAGGCAGGGCGAGCCGCCGCTCGGCGCGGGCGAGTCCGCATCTTTGCCCGGCCCGGCGGCGCTCGCGAATGCGATCTTCGATGCGACAGGCGTGCGCTTCT
This genomic interval carries:
- a CDS encoding alpha/beta fold hydrolase, yielding MPSTFLYGANVHANGIRQHYLRYGGATHARAARPAVVLIPGITSPAITWGFVGDVFGAAFDTYVLDVRGRGLSEASPALDYGLDAQADDVVAFAAALGLSRFSLVGHSMGARIAARAALRRPRGLEAVALVDPPVSGPGRRPYPGKLPWYIDSMALARTGTDAEGMRAFCPTWTDAERQLRAEWLHTCDERAVRASYEGFHTDDFHADAARLDVPALLITAEHGDVVRDDDVAELQRATPSLRHVRVPGAGHMIPWDNAAGFYAAFGAFLGAPLAA
- a CDS encoding 2,5-dihydroxypyridine 5,6-dioxygenase; the encoded protein is MPVSDTQLIDAWKQVLTLSRLEPGQTVTILTSPATHPQTLSCALIATQMMGAIVNRLDLPPVNGDKAFSRDPLAYLGTTPLTGNRAAIAALKASDLVLDLMTLLFSPEQHDILKSGTKILLAVEPPEVLARMVPTQADRTRVLAAATKIAAAREMRVTSAAGTALTCPLGDFPPTAEYGFVDAPGRWDHWPSGFALTYPNDRTARGTIVIDRGDILLPQKHYVSEPITLTVEGGYATRIEGGVDADLLRDYMETFADPEGYAISHIGWGLQPRARWSTLGLYDREATIGMDARAFEGNFLFSLGPNNEGGGSRTTACHIDIPLRRCTVALDGETVVRDGRVMDQPA
- a CDS encoding isochorismatase family protein, producing the protein MNDLSRHAEAHVYQQQGFGTPLPPHGNIGLLIVDFVVGFADPATFGGGNIAPAIARTTHVLALARRRGWPVAHSRIVYAADGSDDNVFSLKVPGMATLTEDHPNSAIVPELTPAKGELVVRKTVPSAFFGTQLSAWLTQRAVQTLLVAGAVTSGCVRASVVDAMSHGFRPLVLSDCVGDRAIAPHDANLFDMQQKYAAVMPLDAAIAAIDAVHAR
- a CDS encoding Asp/Glu racemase → MSKTYRIGQIVPSSNTTMETEIPAMLRLRETIRPERFTYHSSRMRMKKVVKEELAAMDAESDRCALELSDARVDVLGYACLVAIMAMGHGYHRVSQARLTKHTADNGAQAPVLTSAGALVDALKVIGAKRIVVVAPYMLPLTELVVDYIRHEGFDVLAYRALEIPDNLDVGRHDPARLPDIVKTLPWQDADAIVLSACVQMPSLPAVAKVEAMTGKPVITAAIATTYAMLRELDLEPVVPGAGALLSGAY
- a CDS encoding xanthine dehydrogenase family protein molybdopterin-binding subunit, which translates into the protein MNPSELLVRDGCLALIRQPAPPVKPAPGQPGSLSSYVPDRPEAFVAILDDGRILGFNGHVDLGTGIRTSLAQIVAEELDVPAARVSMVLGDTATTPNQGPTIASATIQISAVPLRCAAAQARHALLQLAAERLGVAAARLSSDDGCIFATGEPDARRVTFADLVAGRRIALELDLNTPTKDPATYRIVGRASPRVDIPAKATGALTFVHDVRVPGMLHGRVVRPPYAGIDSGPFVGASLVDVDRASVADVPGLRAVVVEGDFVGVVAEREEHAIRAARQLRVTWRPLPALPPLDAPAAAISAAPARRRPLLEEGDVDAARALPGAITLSRTYAWPYQMHGSIGPSCAVADYRAPGDGRITVWSGTQNPASLRCDLATLVVRDEADFDIVRMEAAGCYGRNGADDVCGDALLLSRAVGQPVRVQLSRADEHVWEPKGAGQVMQVTGTVSRDGRLLGYDFSTRYPSNDAPLLASLLTGVVAPGPRVFEMGDRTAVSPYACPSRRFVCEDLAPLVRASWFRGVSALPNSFAHDAFADECAAIAGVDPLEFRLRHLNDMRAAELLQAVAARAGWTPRPRRAPDAARVAYGRGIAYARYVHSRFPGFGAAWSAWVVDLTVDHATGEIRVERITVGQDTGTMINPDGVRHQVHGNVIQVLSRTLKERVRFVDGKVASREWASYPILTFDEVPAVDVVLMPRQGEPPLGAGESASLPGPAALANAIFDATGVRFYAPPFTPETIRAGLRAAGRLLAPEATGPVAGCA
- a CDS encoding FAD-dependent monooxygenase — protein: MSKPRIAIIGAGLGGTAAAGLLQRSGYDVALYEQAPAFSRLGAGIHLGPNVMKVMRRIGCEDALNRMGSHPDCWTSRDWRTADVIARIPLGDYALKTYGASYLTVHRGDFHALMTQAVTPGTIRFGKRLASVDDTGDAVRLSFADGSVETADIVIGADGVNSRIREHLLGAAPPRYTGYVAHRAVFPASLLGNKPYDMCVKWWSEDRHMMVYYVTEKRDEYYYVTGVPQAEWPEGVSMVDSSRDEMREAFAGFHPDIQHLIDVSPSITKWPLLERDPLPLWSRGRLVLLGDACHPMKPHMAQGAAMAIEDAAMLARCLDEVGAGDYPDAFALYEANRAARASKVQRVSHDNTWLRANEDPSWVFGYDVFDVPLVSPSHDKVAATT
- a CDS encoding (2Fe-2S)-binding protein; amino-acid sequence: MSHSTSVAGPLALCVNGVQRAVDEAAPDTPLLYVLRNDFALNGPKYGCGLGQCGACTVLIDGQATRSCVVPVAAAAGRTVTTLEGLGSLDAPHPIQRAFIDEQAAQCGYCLNGMIMSTKALLDRNPAPDDDAIRDALRFNLCRCGTHLEIIRAVHRAARYLRHDDEQ